The Mixta hanseatica genome includes a region encoding these proteins:
- the bcsB gene encoding cellulose biosynthesis cyclic di-GMP-binding regulatory protein BcsB, protein MTRKISWFTAMLMGLLPLAHAAPEPNSAGQAMGIAQPAQAAGAAAPVDTSAQAQAVDSPSMGAQPVATVNASPGAAAPLRNSELVFTNVAPPPGSFKLQGTRPDGQIEFGVRSDELVTQAVLHLTYRPSPALLPTLSHFKVYLNEELVGLVTITPEQLGKENQATVNIDPRFISDFNRVRFELVGHYTNTCENPANSAIWLDIGKESRLDLTLQKLPLKNDLSDFPEPFFDSRDNRPLQLPMIFASAPNLGEQHAAALLASWFGVQAQWRGQSFPVLYNQLPQQQHAVVFATNDRRPDFLKDYPAVEKPTVEIISQPDNPYQKMLLVLGRNDEDLLTAVKGIAQGDVLLRGQSATVEQVKQLAARQPYDAPNWVRTDRPTKFSELQQYENQLQAGGVQPSPISLTLNLPPDLFLVRARGIKMDLTYRYTSPQQNDGSRLAVNLNNQFMQDYPLQVKDDNGKQLLHIPLIQGLQDTGASLTIPALRLGVVNQLRFDFDYPITVIGGSSDERCATISPVAHHVVVDGNSTIDLSGYRHYIEMPSLRAFANAGFPFSRMADLAQTLVLVNPKPQADQVSALLNAIGNIGAQTGFPALNVQISDDWSKARSADADLLMIGTVPPDLREDSRINLLVERAKSWVDKPVRQSVLDNVDTPAGDRTAGSRTTIISDGPMAAIIGFQSPFNAQRSVVALLADSPRAYQLLNNALLDSGKRAAIYGSASIIRESGVNSLRVGDRYFVGHLPWWERLWHALASHPVLMALFAVVVVLLVALMVWRLMRLVTRRRLGNEDDE, encoded by the coding sequence ATGACGAGAAAAATAAGCTGGTTTACCGCAATGCTGATGGGGCTGTTACCGTTAGCGCATGCCGCACCCGAACCTAACTCTGCCGGTCAGGCGATGGGGATTGCCCAGCCGGCTCAGGCTGCCGGCGCTGCTGCGCCGGTTGATACATCGGCTCAGGCACAGGCTGTTGATAGTCCGTCCATGGGCGCTCAACCTGTCGCCACGGTTAATGCCTCGCCAGGCGCCGCTGCGCCGCTGCGTAATAGTGAGTTAGTATTCACTAATGTTGCGCCGCCGCCGGGTAGCTTTAAGCTCCAGGGTACCCGCCCGGATGGGCAAATCGAGTTTGGCGTACGCAGCGATGAGCTGGTCACGCAGGCGGTGCTGCATCTCACTTATCGTCCATCACCGGCGCTGCTGCCGACGCTATCCCATTTTAAGGTCTACCTGAATGAGGAGCTGGTCGGCCTGGTCACCATCACGCCAGAGCAACTGGGCAAAGAGAATCAGGCGACGGTAAATATCGATCCGCGTTTTATCAGCGATTTTAACCGCGTGCGCTTCGAGCTGGTTGGTCATTACACCAACACCTGTGAAAACCCCGCTAACAGCGCCATTTGGCTGGATATCGGTAAAGAAAGTCGACTTGATTTAACGCTGCAAAAACTGCCGCTGAAAAACGACCTGTCCGATTTCCCGGAACCCTTCTTCGACAGCCGCGATAATCGTCCGCTACAGCTGCCGATGATCTTCGCCAGCGCGCCAAACCTCGGTGAACAACACGCGGCGGCGCTACTCGCGTCCTGGTTTGGCGTACAGGCGCAGTGGCGCGGCCAGTCATTTCCGGTGCTCTATAATCAGCTGCCGCAGCAGCAGCACGCGGTGGTGTTCGCCACCAACGATCGACGTCCTGACTTCCTGAAAGATTATCCAGCGGTGGAAAAACCCACCGTAGAGATCATCAGCCAGCCTGATAATCCCTATCAGAAGATGCTGCTGGTGCTGGGGCGCAATGATGAAGATCTGCTGACGGCGGTCAAAGGCATTGCCCAGGGCGATGTCCTGCTGCGCGGCCAGTCCGCTACCGTTGAGCAGGTGAAACAGCTGGCGGCACGTCAGCCTTATGATGCGCCAAACTGGGTGCGTACCGATCGCCCGACTAAATTCTCCGAGCTACAGCAGTATGAAAACCAGCTGCAGGCGGGCGGTGTTCAGCCTTCTCCGATTAGCCTGACGCTCAACCTGCCGCCGGATCTGTTCCTGGTGCGCGCGCGCGGCATCAAAATGGATCTGACCTATCGCTACACCTCACCGCAGCAAAATGACGGTTCACGGCTGGCGGTTAACCTGAATAACCAGTTTATGCAGGATTATCCACTACAGGTAAAGGACGATAACGGTAAGCAGCTGTTGCATATTCCGCTGATTCAGGGATTACAGGATACCGGCGCCTCACTGACTATTCCGGCGCTGCGTCTTGGCGTGGTTAATCAGCTGCGCTTCGATTTTGATTACCCCATCACCGTGATCGGCGGCAGCAGCGATGAGCGCTGCGCAACCATATCGCCGGTGGCGCATCACGTAGTAGTGGACGGCAATTCCACCATCGATCTCTCCGGCTACCGTCACTATATCGAAATGCCTTCGCTGCGCGCCTTCGCCAATGCCGGTTTCCCGTTCAGCCGCATGGCCGATCTGGCGCAGACGCTGGTGCTGGTCAACCCTAAACCCCAGGCCGATCAGGTTAGCGCGCTGCTGAACGCGATAGGCAATATCGGGGCGCAAACCGGCTTTCCGGCGCTTAACGTGCAGATCAGCGACGACTGGTCAAAAGCCAGGTCGGCTGATGCGGATCTGTTGATGATCGGTACTGTTCCGCCTGATTTACGCGAAGATAGCCGCATTAATCTGCTGGTGGAACGCGCGAAAAGCTGGGTGGATAAGCCGGTGCGTCAGTCGGTACTGGATAATGTCGATACGCCAGCTGGCGATCGCACGGCCGGCAGCCGCACCACCATTATCTCCGATGGGCCGATGGCGGCGATTATCGGCTTCCAGTCGCCGTTTAATGCGCAGCGCAGCGTGGTCGCGCTGTTGGCGGACAGCCCGCGCGCTTATCAGCTATTAAATAATGCTCTGCTCGACAGCGGTAAACGCGCCGCGATCTATGGCTCCGCATCGATTATCCGTGAGTCCGGCGTTAACAGCCTGCGCGTGGGCGATCGCTACTTTGTCGGTCATCTGCCGTGGTGGGAGCGTCTGTGGCATGCGTTGGCGTCCCATCCGGTACTGATGGCGCTGTTTGCCGTGGTGGTGGTGCTGTTGGTGGCCCTGATGGTATGGCGGCTGATGCGGTTGGTAACGCGTCGCCGTCTTGGTAATGAGGATGACGAGTGA
- the bcsZ gene encoding cellulose synthase complex periplasmic endoglucanase BcsZ produces the protein MLLAAGRASADCTAWPEWEQFKQDYISDQGRVIDPWEGKNITTSEGQSYALFFALVANDRPTFDRLLSWTENNLAAGDLTQRLPAWLWGQESKSGKWQVLDENPASDADLWIGWTLLQASQLWHSRSYQVTGTLLLNRVAKEEVADLKGFGLMLMPGKAGFIQPDSWMINPSYLPLQLLTRLSALKGPWPEINRNALRLLQETAPKGFAPDWYVWQSGSGWRPDKAKGPIGGYDAIRVYLWAGMLSDDDPRKATLLAHLAPMARLTEASGNPPERVNVLTGEMTNHGNVGFSAALLPFLQGSYALTAQQQRVQQQPPGSDAYYSSVLNLFGSGWSDNRYRFTAQGDLLPAWDSQCVTSD, from the coding sequence ATGCTGCTGGCTGCAGGGCGCGCCAGCGCTGATTGTACTGCCTGGCCAGAGTGGGAACAGTTTAAACAGGACTACATCAGCGATCAGGGGCGGGTGATCGATCCCTGGGAAGGAAAAAACATCACCACCTCCGAAGGGCAAAGCTACGCGCTCTTTTTCGCGCTGGTGGCGAACGATCGCCCCACCTTCGACCGGCTGCTGAGCTGGACGGAGAACAACCTGGCGGCGGGCGATCTGACGCAGCGTTTACCCGCCTGGCTGTGGGGGCAGGAGAGTAAAAGCGGTAAATGGCAGGTACTGGACGAGAATCCGGCCTCCGATGCCGATCTGTGGATCGGCTGGACGCTGCTGCAGGCGAGCCAGCTCTGGCACAGCCGCAGCTATCAGGTTACCGGTACGCTGCTGTTAAATCGGGTGGCGAAAGAGGAAGTGGCCGATCTGAAAGGCTTCGGGCTGATGCTAATGCCGGGTAAAGCCGGTTTTATCCAGCCCGACAGCTGGATGATTAACCCCAGCTATCTGCCGTTGCAGCTGTTAACCCGCCTTAGCGCGCTGAAAGGGCCGTGGCCGGAGATTAACCGCAACGCGCTGCGTCTGCTGCAGGAGACCGCGCCAAAAGGCTTCGCGCCGGACTGGTATGTCTGGCAGAGCGGCAGCGGCTGGCGTCCTGATAAAGCCAAAGGACCGATAGGCGGCTACGATGCCATTCGCGTTTATTTATGGGCGGGCATGCTGAGCGACGACGACCCACGTAAAGCAACGCTGCTGGCGCATCTGGCGCCGATGGCGCGTCTGACGGAAGCGTCAGGCAATCCGCCGGAGCGCGTGAATGTGCTGACCGGCGAAATGACTAATCACGGCAACGTGGGCTTTTCGGCGGCGCTGCTGCCGTTTCTCCAGGGTTCATATGCGCTGACGGCACAGCAGCAGCGGGTGCAACAACAGCCGCCCGGCAGCGATGCCTACTACAGCAGCGTACTCAATCTGTTTGGCAGCGGCTGGAGTGATAACCGCTACCGTTTTACGGCGCAGGGCGACCTGTTACCGGCATGGGATTCACAATGCGTAACGTCAGATTAA
- the bcsC gene encoding cellulose synthase complex outer membrane protein BcsC — protein MRNVRLSCLSLLLPGVIGISTLPALAAEAPREVSPVEWLLEQVRTGEATNKYDLVTQALYRLDKIDPDNPEVIAARLRLALHQGDQAKAQQYMAQLTQVAPDSRAAKEAQSSMLLVSPEGRQQLQQARLLATSGHLPEARAAWDKLFNGTFPDVSLALEYWSLVSRIDGQLPVALENLQALDRRYPGNVGVRMQLARLQYQNDNRAGATDELKTLAANPAGRDRAAELWLSNIQAQPVTAESVAQLQQYLDTFTSGDARSNGEQELARRQKMLADPAFQQRSRALALVDKGAGAEAIPTLQAALKLNPNDADLLGAMGQAQARANNRAAAARYFEQAIQAGQQSTSVGMWQSLLQTNRYWLTIENGDKALAQGDIAGAERQYQQARSLDNSDSYALIGLGDVALARKNEAEAERLFRQAWQMDRTNSTAVRRLAGLYQQQSPQKAIAFINGLSGEQQRALGSTLNSLRSDVLRAEADTLAQQGSWTQAAEKYRQAQQNAPDDVWLNYRLANALLNAGEPRQADSLMIAMAQRLPADPAQVYAHSLYLSNSDRDEEALMQLNGLPQARWDQNMRELADRLQQNKVYAQADAQRLAGNNSAAVALLNALPASPRRDITLADWALADGYPQQALMSYQQVLEQDKNNQDAALGQIEALVALNRKAEARNALNALPAGAAQASINVGRRLANAWQSVDDTARARQLWQQLKPRAQQEAPSQSSALVFRDAARLEAQQQQPALAFLDYRQAMVASGITPTAPQDNAAFTRLMRNNPGDGWLKRGIRSDAADLYQRQDTTLKLEQDYSRNKGTGGISDLTAHTTMLQLETPLAAGKSFVRVDRVEVSAGTFATENGRHTEVFGTCADNGTAGCSSNLKQHAEGVAVGAGWQNDRWSADIGTSPMGFEVVNWVGGVSWNTDVKDVGLTFTASRRPISSSLLAYAGARDPSPQGGKRWGGVVATGGAIGLSYDRGGSHGVWADLSAHQISGKNVADNSRERLMAGYYYKLINEDNRRATIGLNSMLWHYQKDLSDYAFGQGGYYSPQQYFSLAVPINWRQRTENWSFDVGGSVSWSRSKTSAQRRYPVWPGFETTANETAAGSSGTGFGYTLRAAVERRLTSHWTLGVAVDIQQAKDYTPSHGLIYARYSMSGWEGDLDLPPEPLAPYADFK, from the coding sequence ATGCGTAACGTCAGATTAAGCTGTCTGAGCCTGTTGCTGCCGGGCGTGATCGGCATCAGTACTCTGCCCGCGCTGGCCGCCGAGGCGCCGCGCGAAGTGTCGCCGGTGGAGTGGCTGCTGGAGCAGGTGCGCACCGGCGAGGCGACCAACAAATATGATCTGGTTACGCAGGCGCTGTATCGCCTGGATAAGATCGATCCTGATAATCCGGAAGTGATTGCCGCGCGCCTCAGGCTGGCGTTGCATCAGGGCGATCAGGCTAAAGCACAGCAGTATATGGCGCAGTTAACGCAGGTCGCGCCCGATTCGCGGGCGGCGAAAGAAGCGCAGTCCAGCATGTTGCTGGTTAGCCCTGAAGGCCGACAACAGCTGCAGCAGGCGCGTTTGCTGGCGACTTCCGGCCATTTGCCGGAGGCGCGCGCGGCCTGGGATAAACTGTTTAACGGCACCTTCCCCGACGTGAGCCTGGCGCTGGAATACTGGAGCCTGGTGTCGCGCATCGACGGTCAGCTGCCGGTGGCGCTGGAGAATCTGCAGGCGCTGGATCGGCGCTATCCGGGTAATGTCGGTGTGCGTATGCAACTGGCGCGGCTACAGTACCAAAACGATAATCGAGCCGGGGCGACTGACGAGCTGAAAACGCTGGCGGCCAATCCGGCCGGGCGCGATCGGGCAGCGGAGCTGTGGCTGAGCAATATTCAGGCGCAGCCGGTCACGGCAGAGAGCGTGGCGCAACTGCAACAGTACCTGGATACCTTCACCAGTGGCGATGCGCGCAGTAATGGCGAGCAGGAGCTGGCGCGTCGGCAAAAAATGCTGGCCGATCCCGCCTTCCAGCAGCGTTCGCGTGCGCTGGCGCTGGTGGATAAGGGCGCCGGCGCCGAGGCGATTCCGACGTTGCAGGCGGCGCTGAAACTTAATCCAAACGATGCCGATCTGCTGGGCGCAATGGGCCAGGCACAGGCGCGGGCCAATAATCGCGCCGCTGCCGCCCGCTATTTTGAGCAGGCGATACAGGCGGGCCAGCAAAGCACCAGCGTGGGCATGTGGCAGAGCCTGCTGCAAACCAACCGCTACTGGCTGACGATTGAAAACGGCGACAAGGCGCTGGCGCAAGGCGATATTGCCGGGGCCGAGCGCCAATACCAGCAGGCGCGTTCGCTGGATAACAGCGATAGTTATGCGCTTATTGGCTTAGGCGACGTGGCGCTGGCGCGGAAAAATGAGGCGGAGGCGGAGCGGCTATTTCGTCAGGCCTGGCAAATGGACCGTACCAACAGCACGGCGGTACGGCGGCTGGCGGGGCTGTATCAGCAGCAGTCGCCGCAAAAAGCGATCGCCTTTATCAACGGGCTAAGCGGCGAGCAGCAGCGCGCGCTCGGCAGCACGCTAAATAGCCTGCGTAGCGACGTGCTGCGCGCCGAGGCGGACACGCTGGCTCAGCAGGGCAGCTGGACGCAGGCGGCGGAAAAATATCGTCAGGCGCAGCAGAATGCGCCGGATGATGTCTGGCTGAACTATCGGTTGGCCAACGCGCTGCTTAATGCCGGCGAGCCACGTCAGGCCGACAGCCTGATGATCGCCATGGCGCAGCGTCTGCCAGCCGATCCAGCCCAGGTCTATGCTCACAGTCTTTATCTTTCCAACAGCGATCGGGACGAAGAGGCGCTGATGCAGCTTAACGGCCTGCCGCAGGCGCGCTGGGATCAGAATATGCGCGAGCTGGCCGATCGCCTGCAGCAGAATAAGGTATATGCCCAGGCTGACGCGCAGCGGCTGGCGGGCAACAATAGCGCGGCGGTCGCGCTGCTTAACGCGCTGCCCGCTTCGCCGCGCCGGGATATTACCCTTGCCGACTGGGCACTGGCGGATGGCTATCCGCAACAGGCATTGATGAGTTACCAGCAGGTGCTGGAACAGGATAAGAACAATCAGGACGCCGCGCTGGGGCAGATTGAGGCGCTGGTGGCGCTGAATCGCAAAGCCGAAGCGCGTAACGCGCTGAATGCGCTGCCTGCCGGCGCGGCGCAGGCGAGCATTAACGTTGGCCGTCGTTTGGCTAATGCCTGGCAAAGCGTGGACGATACTGCGCGTGCGCGCCAGCTCTGGCAACAGCTGAAACCGCGCGCGCAACAGGAAGCGCCTTCGCAAAGCAGCGCGCTGGTATTCCGTGATGCGGCCCGGCTGGAGGCGCAGCAGCAGCAGCCAGCGCTGGCTTTCCTTGATTATCGTCAGGCGATGGTCGCCAGCGGCATTACCCCGACGGCGCCGCAGGATAACGCCGCCTTTACCCGGCTGATGCGTAATAACCCGGGCGACGGCTGGCTGAAGCGCGGCATTCGCAGCGATGCCGCCGATCTTTATCAGCGTCAGGACACCACGCTGAAGCTGGAGCAAGACTATTCGCGCAATAAAGGTACCGGCGGTATTTCCGATCTCACCGCGCATACCACCATGCTCCAGCTTGAGACGCCGCTGGCGGCCGGTAAAAGCTTTGTGCGCGTCGATCGCGTTGAGGTGTCAGCAGGCACCTTTGCGACTGAAAATGGCCGTCATACCGAAGTGTTCGGTACCTGTGCCGATAATGGCACCGCAGGCTGTAGCAGCAACCTGAAACAGCATGCGGAAGGGGTCGCGGTAGGTGCCGGCTGGCAAAACGATCGCTGGTCGGCAGATATCGGCACCTCGCCGATGGGGTTTGAAGTGGTTAACTGGGTGGGCGGCGTAAGCTGGAACACCGATGTGAAAGATGTCGGCCTGACGTTTACCGCTTCGCGGCGGCCTATTTCCAGCTCGCTGCTGGCCTATGCCGGCGCGCGCGATCCCAGCCCGCAGGGCGGCAAGCGTTGGGGCGGCGTCGTCGCAACCGGCGGCGCGATCGGCCTGAGCTACGATCGGGGCGGATCGCACGGGGTATGGGCCGATCTTAGCGCGCATCAAATTAGCGGTAAAAACGTGGCGGATAACAGCCGCGAGCGTCTGATGGCGGGCTATTATTATAAGCTGATAAACGAAGATAACCGGCGCGCGACTATCGGCCTGAACAGTATGCTGTGGCACTACCAAAAGGATCTCAGCGATTACGCGTTTGGGCAGGGCGGCTATTATAGCCCGCAGCAATATTTTTCGCTGGCAGTGCCGATAAACTGGCGGCAGCGTACTGAGAACTGGTCATTTGACGTTGGCGGCTCGGTTTCCTGGTCGCGCTCAAAAACCAGCGCACAGCGGCGCTACCCGGTCTGGCCTGGTTTTGAAACGACGGCAAATGAAACCGCCGCAGGCAGTTCCGGCACCGGCTTCGGCTATACGCTGCGGGCGGCAGTGGAGCGGCGTCTGACGTCGCACTGGACATTAGGGGTGGCGGTAGATATTCAGCAGGCGAAAGATTATACGCCCAGCCACGGCCTGATATACGCCCGTTATTCAATGAGCGGCTGGGAAGGCGACCTCGATTTGCCGCCGGAGCCGCTGGCGCCTTACGCTGACTTTAAGTAG